CAGCTTCCACGACGGAGCATCGGTAGAAATTTCACAACATGCAAACTCCAATAATGACTACTACTCCTCCGCCGGCCACCTCTCCGCCTCGGAAATGGAGTCTCTTGCTGCTCTATGCGATACATTTTTACCGTCCGTCGCTCCATCCACCGCTGCAGATAGATCCACTGCCTTTTTCTTTGAGACCTCCGCATCTGCTATTGGAACTCCTGACAGAGTAAGttgaaaaatatcattttttttctttatactttaaattattatatatatatatataataattaacttaCCATTATTAGTTGAATaatctatattttcaaaacaaaatatactttGTATGTTGATGCATGCAAGTATATATAcaagtagaaagaaaaaaatttaaccattGACCATGGttaatcatataaaaaaataaaatttggaagGTCGGATTTGTTAACAATTTTtgtctttgattttctttttttcaaatttacgcTTTTCTCGATTTCTTTATTAACATCTAAAttctttgtcttttttttttttttgtattttaaaaacttatttattttacattccAAAATCTTAGTCTGattttttcaacttatttttagaaaatcaagaaaaatatcaagCTTTGCATGGTAACATTAGACTGTGcttgacaacatttttttttttttttgtttttttgtttttttgaaacttttattcaatatttcaaaatatttgaactaCTTTTagttaacttttttataaaaaattatattaactttttttctttttcttaagaaaaaaatcaatgatcTTCAAATAATTAGTTAACTTAGTATCTAAAATTTGTACATAACCGGGTGTTCAACCTTAGatcaaaacaaagtttatgGTGAAGTTTATGGGGCATTTGGATCAGGTTTCTAATATTTAggatttatataaaaaaaaaaaatagaaccaTTTTTGTCCAAACATACacttaaaaagaatgaattatttttaaaataatagattttaagaatatttagaacttatagcaaattttataacTGACagtcaataatataatatgctatagtgatgAAAGAATATAAGTGAtagattcaaaaattttgttgtaatctgtaaatattttaatttatttgtgctatttttaaaaatatctctaaaatGAACTCGAAGTAAATAGTAAGAATAAGAATATATtgtatgctttttttttttaatttttcagaatAAAAGAGTTAGAATTTCGAAAGGAAATTTTGTGATTGGACTTGACAGCAATAAATTCTTCCTACCATCTAACTATTGTACTAcctcaaaaatagaaaaagcaaaaaaaagtaaagattttttatttagaaaaagaaactttctatttgttacaaaatgtggtttctcttctctctctattCATCACCACATTATAGTTCTTACTTCCTaattagtaaaagaaatagtCGCTCTCCtaatttactttcttttcatacTACCTACCTATATTTAGGGCTAATTGTTTGAAACTCTGAACCTAGTTCGAACTGTTATTTTATCCGGTGCTTATTAAACATCATGCAAATTCATTACCTAACTATGATTGTGagacaaatattattttgtagtgATCTCATTAAATAACTCTTTTCTACTCTTGATGTtgtataaaatagaaaagaaaaaaaaaagaaaaacccaactTCTTAGTAATAGGTCTATATTTAAtatgtaacaatttagtctctcaatttttaaaaacattttaaagttggaatgtaatattttgatatatatgtagGTAGGGGAGATGATAAAGGAGAGAGTTAAACATCCAAAGAAATGGCTAGTGAGAGTTACTCTATGGTTGTTATCAACATGGTATGGGACATACATTCTATGTGGTAATAAAAGCCTTTCAAACCATTTCCCATACTTTGAGAGATTTTCAAAAGTTcctcaaaagaaaagagaacaaaTTGCACTCTCTTGGTCCCTAAGCTACTTTTTTCTACTTAGAATGTTGTTCAGAACCATTAAGATCTTTTGTCTTCTCGCTTTCTTTACACAGGtaagttctttctttctgttCGTTacgtttataaaaaatacttagACTTCATATCGTGGATATATCACAATAATTCATCTTCATGCATCTCATTAAATTCATCCAAtcgttttcaaatatttattgtttttgtaaacATTGTCGGCGTTTTcctttatttgaaaacaactattttatttattcatttaatcaatcatgTTTTCGTGTAGGTTAGTATTAAATATTCCCAACTATGTCACTCCACTTGTCTTCATAATTCTACAcgttttcatataaaaaagaaaatatagataatATAAATGTGGGTACCAACTACGAAGGTCCTTCAAATCTTCTTCTTAAAAGTcagaattttatttatgtctTTTAACTCATATTACTTAATACATTTAGTTTTGGACgttttcttaacttttttctttttcttttcttttctttaaatttattttaattcaagaaAATGGAGTTATGAAGATACTTGTATAAGACTTAACATTCtacatgtttttctttttaaatagttatatCCTCTCACAAAAGTTGTTAGATTGATCGTAAGTTGACTCATCTCTTGTTTTAAATCTTAATCTATTTGaagtctattatttattttgacactaatttataataattttatattatagctttttttatttacaacttttgaaaacatatttacattatcatgtttgaaatttgataaaaataaatttttatttcaatactaaagaaaatggaaacatttgaagtttgtaaaaaatacacatgtttttttaagtaaataatactaaatttaGGCATTTTaaagtgtgtgtatataactaaataaaatggattaaaaaagtataggagttgatattttaaacaatcaatttttatgtatttttcaaaataatgcAAATAAAGATATTTGAACATGAATTCATGTTGAAGGTCCTACCCATTGAATTGTATCCaaccaacaaaatttaatccattaaagatatatataatgatgttttcaaaactaagattcaaatattgtgttttatccatgaaattcaagaaaaatcaCTACAATTAGATccttaaaatttcatatactTTAAGTAAAATCATTAtgaccaaaatataaatataatctaGTTGAATAGTAACGTAATCTGGTGCCATTTATATATCAACTTGTAAAATTACATAACTTATTGATCTCTATTCTTTCAAATGTATATTAGagtataataatttagtatatagtaacattttaaaaaaattataaatataacaaaaatgatgaGAACACTTGAATTTTGTCAATAATAGATTTTTGGGGTTTATTAGtaatagaccaatatttacaatatgatCGTGATAGACGACTCTGgcagatttttttatatttgcaaattttcacTTGTTTTGTCGTTTAAATAAGTTacttgtaaaaaaaatcaatattttgagAGTCCAAATTTAAGATTCATGGAGGATGGATGaaagtatataattaaaaaaacgagacagaaattgaaatgaaattttataaatattcttgGAAggatttaaagtaatttttatagattttaaaaatagagaaatgaaaaaaatatttaagaaaaagtaatagaggaagaaggaaaaggacGTATGAAATTAAGAATGAAAAGGATAGTAAAGtaatagaataaaagaaatgggTCCACATTGTCTATATAATTGATAGTTGTAGAAGAAAGTTTGAGCATTTCTGCATTTCTCATTATTGACAACTGACAATTGAAGCAGTCCAATAGGAaggtttattttgtttaattccTCAACCACAATTTGTCACTTTCATCTCTCactcttttttattcaatcaGTTTTCTTTTACAAGGTTGACTTCCATAataatctcttctttttatcaaaatattttttgttttttcctttactCCCAGTAAATCAATTTGCTAATGCTTTTGGTGTTATCATATGTCTGGgtatatatcataattattctttaaattatcaatctacagtaaagaaatcaaaggattattatatatatatatatcttacttCCTTAACTTTGAGGTTTTTATCCTTCCAGTGCTTAACATGTTAAGAGTTTAATTACCCTCTAACAAAACCTCTTACTCTGCCACTGTATCAGGTTGATGAGGAGTTGAACAACATATCATGGAAAGCAATTGACTACCCAGGAAGTGACCCTCAATTCAAACCTCCATCcaacctaaaagaaaaagacagtAAATCAAAAGAAGTTGATGAAGGCGAAGAAGCTGAAGAGCTTTATGGGCCTCTTTTCAAAGGCATTGTCAATCTACAACACCAACAACAGATACAAGTAGCTGTAGGAGCCCTTAGAAAATTTGGATTTCCAGTCACTCTTCTTTCCCCAACCACCAAGCCTCCCAACCCTTCAATGATCATCAAGTGCGATGCAGTGGTGGTCGGGTCCGGGTCAGGCGGCGGAGTGATAGCTGGGGTGTTGGCTAATGCAGGGTACAAAGTGCTTGTATTAGAGAAAGGAAGCTATTGTGCTAGAACAAACCTGTCACTCCTAGAAGGGCCAGCCATGGAAGAAATGTATCAATCAAGTGGTTTGGTGGCAACTGATAATATGAATGTGCTTATACTTGCAGGCTCTACTGTTGGTGGAGGGTCAACAGTAAATTGGTCAGCTTCTATTGAAACACCAAGTCATATAACTAGAGAATGGTCAGATGAGTATGAATTGGAGTTGTTTAGAAGCAATTTATACAAAGAAGCAATTGATGTAGTGTGTAAGAAAATGGGAGTTCAATCAAAAATTGACAATGAAGGGTTTAACAATGCAGTTTTAAGAAAAGGGTGTGAGGAATTGGGTGGTCATGCTATCACTATTCCTAGAAATTCAACTTCTGATCATTACTGTGGTTGGTGCTGTCTAGGATGCAGGGATGGAAGAAAGAAGGGGACTGCAGAGACATGGCTTGTGGACTTGGTAAGGTCGGGAAATGGCGTTATACTTCCAGGCTGCGAAGCCATTAAAATCAGACAGGAGAAGGAACATGGGAGAGAACGTAAGAGGGCAAAAGGCGTTGCATTTGAATTCTGGTGTGGATCAGCAGCCAAACAGATGTGCTTGGTTGAGTCCAAGGTGACTATAGTGGCATGTGGGGCTCTTAATACTCCTCCATTGTTGAAAAGAAGTGGGTTGAGAAACCCAAATATTGGAAAAAACTTGCATCTTCATCCTGTAACAATGGCATGGGGTTATTTTCCTGCAGAAACTGGTATGTGATAACTCACATAATATCATATTTCTACCAAAAAGGTAACACGGCACAAACGAATCACAGTAGCATATCACCAACAATATTTGGGTAGCTCACTCCAACCAAAGGATTTTAGAAAAGGAAGAGTTTGTCATGTGACAAACTGTGGTTAGATGAAAGAGGAGTGGGCTACAAAAAGAGGAGTGCTAAGTGCCAtgtctttttagaaaaaagtggAAGAAACTCAGTCAAATGCTTCTCTAAAAGCATTCTAGTTTTGCTTTGTTTGTAGAAGTAGAAATAATCAAATCActctttttaccatttttcaaaacttcaacCAAACACTGTCCTGTGGtgtttgaaaaaggaaaatacacTTTTAGCCATCCATACCATGTGCATTTAAAAGGATTCAGGAGTAAAGCACACACACTCAAATTCACTTATGGACATCATCTTTCCTAACCAAACATTTGACGAGGTGTTTAGGGCCCTGAGTTGGTTATCATAATTAGTAAGTTATAATAGTTAGTATTTGGCGTGTAGATCGTTATAGTTTAAGAGGCacaaactatttttgtttaggtgagaaatagtaaatattatggcaaagaagaaaagataggactaatgaaaaatagtaaatattgtaaCAGAGAGTTCTAAAATGGTATTTACTATATAGGTTATTAATAGTTATATACACACAACTATTATAGTTGGCACACCAAACATGGAGTGGTCTATGGAAATCTACCCCACCAACTTCTAGTTGTCTACATAGGGCCCTTGAGttctaatcaaaatttcaaacagttattttttctttttaattttccaaaagtCTGACATTAGTTTGAAAACATGGCAAGAAAgtagataaaaagaaaagaaaaaaaacaaagaaattgataGATAGGAGCAGTGtatataagcttaattttcataaaacaaatactTATAAAACGGGTCCTTAATTACATTCTTCCTTTACAGATAAATCATGGCCagagaaagacaagaaaagcTATGAAGGAGGGATAATGACAGCCATGTGTAACATAGGGTCGGAACCTAATCAAGAACCTGGATATGGAGGAGCAGTAATCCAGACACCAGCCTTACACCCAGGGCTCTTCTCAATCTTAATGCCATGGATCTCTGGaacaaatatcaaacaaaGGATGTGCAAATTTTCAAGAACAGCCCATGTATTTGTATTGGCAAGAGACAAAGGGTCAGGAATAGTGAAATCTCCAAGCTCACTAAGCTACAAAATGGATGATGTGGATGAACACAATCTACagaaaggattggaaaaaGCTTTGAAGATTTTGGCAGCAGCTGGAGCAGTTGAAATAGGAACCCATCATAATAAAGGGAGAAGCATAAATGTGAAGAAAGTGAGTTTTAGAGAGTATGAAAAGTTTGTGAAAGAGGAAAGTTCAAGGCCATTGAAGGATTTGTTGACACCAATTTGTTCAGCTCATCAAATGGGGAGTTGCAGAATGGGAATTGGAGCTAAGGATTCTGTGGTGAATCAGAGAGGGGAGACATGGGAAGTGGAAGGCCTTTTCATTGCTGATTCCAGTGTTTTTCCAACTGCTTTGGGAGTTAATCCAATGGTTACAGTTCAAGCTATTGCTTATTGTACTGCACAATCTGTTCTTGAAACTCTtaagaggaagagaaattgATGTAAATTAGAGAAGATAACTTATGAACTCGATGTCATGtcttttctatcttttcttctcatgTTGGCAAAATAGCATGGCTTttgtaataaagaaaatgttttggAGCTCATTTCTTTAGGAACTTTTACGTTTTTGATGTATAttcagaaaataatataaagaataatGCACTTGTCCGATGATAGATAATACTGAATTTACATTCATCAATCGACTTAAACTTTTGGTTAATCGATAATTTAATATGGTACAGAGCAAGTGATCCAAGAGGTCAAGTATTCAAACCTCTTAAAGAGAGTCTTAGAGGAGAAACTATTAATTTTGCATTCACTTTatcaacttaaacttttagtCAATAGATAGATTAACATTACTTCATATGGGGTGGAACAAAAATAAGATAGGGTTTATACAAACAAATAATCTAAGAAATCAATAGGACATGGTACAAATCCGTCTTTTCATAATACAATGTACTTACAATATAAAGATAATGAATCACATCACTTATCAAAAATGGAATTGAAGGAATTGAATCAGAAACCATTCTCCTTCATGTTAATTGTTAGTAATGATGTTAACTATAAGTCATGGATGATTACTGGTCCCatacttattttgtttttcttttatagaaaCAACTACTTTCATccagaaaaatgagaaaatacaAGAGCATACAAAAAGTCATTGAAATCGACTTCCAAAGGAACACGTGAAATCTAAACCAAGACCAAACTTCATTATGATCCCTTTTCCCTACCACAAAACCCTGGATCCTTCCTCTTTCCCCAACCATCCCAAATAACTACAGACATCACAGCAAGCCACAAAAAGCTTCATTTCTCTTTGAAGGGCAGATGGAGAAGGAACTTCTCAATTGTCCCACAAATGCTCCTTTGGCCTGCAAAGCTAACACCAAGCTCCTACAAGAAAGAGCACCACACGACCCATACATACTGGCACGCCCAAAAAAGATAATCAAGGTCCTCCACCTTCCAATataacaaacaacaaaaatgtcTCACAAGCGAACCTCCTAAAAAGCTTATCAATTGTATTAACTCGATCAAGcaagaattttcaaataaagaaattaactTTCTTAGGAACTTTAATCCTCCTAaccacataaaaaaaaaaaaaaaaatagactcCATAGGAGGTGGGAGATCTAATAACAAACTAAATGAGGATTGACCCATAAAACATTTAATCGGGTTAATCCCATACCAATTTAGTAAGTCTCttgcattaaatttttttagtctaaCATTTCCTATGTTCTAATCTTAATTCATTGATTTGGGACAAGTACAAGCAAGCATCCCCACTAGCataaagaatgagaaaaggaTGTATGGATACAATGAATACATACAAATCCATACGTGAAAGCAACAAGTAGTTCTCTTTTAGGCAATCAACtcttaatatcaaatttgtaaaaggGTTATTAAGTGTCTATTTGAAAGTGCTTAATAACAAAAGTTGAGAATGTTTGAGGCATCGAGTTGATAGAGTTTGTGTAAAACCCGCGTTTTGAAGTAGAGAGATTTTGAGGAAGAAAGCTATAAAAATTTCTAAGTATAAGTTCTACACATTTTGAATGATGCACTCTGAAGCAAAAGAATGATTCTTTCTGAGGAAGGAGCATGTGTTTTGGCTAAGCAACGCGAGAAAGGAAACTACACGTGATAAAGTTGGGTGAGGTGCTAAGACATGTAAACGTGAGAAGGAAAGTTTAGTAAGCGTTTTGAGTTAGGCGAGGAAGAGCccacaaagaagaaagatggaaaAGGAAGGTGACAACAAACACTTAACCAATTAAACATGTGTTAAGTTTAAGTTAAGCATGTTTAGAGGAAATATTAAACCTACACGTGTAAGACACTAAGTTAGGAGTTGGTGTGCTAAGATGAGTTTAAGAGTGACTAATCCAATTTaggattagtataaataagcCTTGAgagtttaaatgaaattacaaGAGATTCGAAGTGTTGAAACTCTATCAAAGGAGCATCAAGTgagtagaagaagaaggaatcaAGTAGGGGTTTAGGAGGGGACATTTTAGCCTTGTGAGTGACCCTTCCAAGAAAAGAGTGGAGATTTCTAAAAGCTTTTTTGTGTACAATATAAGCATGTATAACTTGTTTAGGATTTGTAAGAGAAGCATAATTGTCACACTTCGTCTCACAAGCACTTGAAGTATTATGTTACGCGGTATGGCTCGAGCATTCCTAACGTATTTAAACGCCAGAAAGCTCAACTAATTAAGTCATTAAGCTTTGATACTTGGCTTTATCGCCTAGCTCATTCTTAAGTCCAATTAACTTACAAGGAgataaagaaaacataacgcaacaaaactaacaaaatCTTGAACTCTTATAAACATAAACCATGACTTCTAAAATATGCTTTACAAACATTCtttaaatacaaaactaaACAACTAGAACTAATCGTCTTGCAAAGCCTCCTTACCTACTCCACTTGGCCTTAAGGCCTGCTCATCTGACCAACTATTCCTCAAACCTGgggaaagaaatataaaacataagtCAAAAGAATTAGTGagattttaagaaaacttttttgGAAACACATCTTTGtatcataaacattttaaatcaaacaGGTTTATCGCCTTgtttcacaaatataacataacGCATAAATACTCGTTAGTATCTATGTCATTTTTCTTGGAacttatgtcctaaaactcatagtttgtaatcatattctattcagtaaaattgttattgatactataatcttaaagccaataaaTAAAGGTCCCAAGACTATTattgagtaaacttgaactatatatagagacataaacgtggatcaagttcgagtatatagcctaaatagtctatagtataggaaTACGGTTGGGCACATTATTCTGGAGACACTATGGATGTGgcccgctttgtagttagtacaaacgatgtgatcttGAATCGTTCAAGTAGAGACATggaagtgggggcatcctatgtaaagagtttacataagattgGAACTATAGAAATAGTCGCTTTTAGGTTATAACACCGTTGACTTTAATAAAATCGACTATTTCGTTTGTAGATATCcaatataacttaattttaatcctgagctaactatgaacttctgtCCACACGAAAatatccttagatctgcagaggtgagggcagctcaatGACgctggcccaataagcctcccatttcaggggtaagactGTGTGGATAGCTAGGGACATAGGGtgcaagatggaattcactccgacctgttttagggttagtagataggttgttcccttaagGACTGAATccaggtcttgaacaaggggccccaccctctcattggtcCGAGAAGGATTCGGTTTATATGTTGGACctaaaaccaattgttcaatagtggatcagtAGGACTAAAGGAGAAAGATATAATCTCGATGGTAAAACGGTACTTATGACCCAGCCGGGGTTATGAACAACCTGtaaatgattaacttacttaTCATAGTTATATCACATGgacataaatatatgtatagtaAGGCGAGTGCAACTACGGAACTTTAGTGGAATAACCTATTAGTTAACGAAGGTTtattaactcggtttaaaatagtttaatcaGTTAATCTCggatcgttggagcccatgatctatagatCCATTAGGTTCTCCCACTAGCTCACAAGGaatcaacttagaacattatgatggaataattcgaattgttcgaattaggtaaagagagagaaaccgacaaatatatcTGATATAGTCATCGGTTATAACTTAAGGTAGAGCTTCatatttaaatgtgatttaaatatgaatatgaattcatatttggaagctcgaaattgatgaaaaatatcaaaaatgtaaaaagccaaaatgttgacttttgattttgaaaaatcaaactttgaccgactttatattcaaagtttgatttaaattttggagaaatGAATACAGATTCATGCTTGGGAGATTGAAATTAGTGACAAAATGGTTAAAAGTCAAGATGTTGACTTTGGACttgaaaaagtcaaactttcaatttgatttaaatgttgaattaCCATATTACTTTTacactaatttaaataataacacttgttgagatttggcaagcTTATCACTTGCATGTGATATGCAAGTGGCTTATTGCATGCAAGACACCTACCCCACTAAGAATGCCAAGTAGTGAGATAGGTAAGCTCTTGCATGTTTGATTGTAAACAAGTTTTATGCAAAGTGAAATAACTCttggatttgaaattgaaaaattaattttgtaattgagaattacaaaataaaaccaagactcttttcatttgagaCTCTCaacatcaaaaacaaaaagaaaaaactaaaggTTAGGTTTCTCAAAAGGatctcatctctctctatttcttCTACCATTTTTTAGTCTCACAACTTGATTCTAAGTCCGTAGAGTAGCTGGTCAACGCTAGTGGTAGTTTCAACTTCGATTTCATGAGGAGATCATGAAAAACACTTTAGGaaattacaagaaaagaaaaacatcaaatgtgaggtttttcttttaatcttatttttgttattttaggattttttaTGCATGTTAATCACTAAACTTGTTTAGTTGCAATTAGAGTAGAAATTTGATCTTTATTATGCTGCATATGTCTACCGTTTTCATCATGTGGTATCAAAGCATGCTTAATTTTACTCAATTGCATATGATGGGTTTTGTTAGTATATTAGATAAATTGTGTATTGAATAGAAATGATATATTATGGTTTTggcaaattaaattaagtttgttatttgtaataattattgtaattagcccttttatggtttaatttattatttcaaagggtctttaatttttatggaGTAATTAGAGTTGATATTAGGATGTAATTTCGTAAACGGGGCGagagaaaagttaaaaattggagaaaataGAGGACATACCCGAATTTCATGCTCAGACCCGAAAATGACCCGAAACCGTACCAGCCGACCCACTTGCGCGTCCAGGATTCGCAACGTGGCGAGACATCGCGCGGCCAGGCGTTCGCCCGCTTCAACCGCGCCCGCTCGCGTCCACCCGGCCCGAACAGCACACATCCGGCCCGTCCCATCTTCGCGCGCAGCCCACTTCTCTCCGCGCGACCCATCTCGTCCAGACCCACCCGTTTTGGTGACCCGACTGTTTGACCCGCGCGCGCCTAATGGACTGCCTTGGTGCGTTTTTGGGTCTGTTCAAGCCCAAATGTAAGGTTCTTGAGCCGGTTCAGTGCAAATTTGGTGGTTTTCCAGCCGGTTCGAGTTTTTTGGGAGCTTTAATGTACTTCACCAAatttttattgtaataatttactttatacCTTAATTTAGGAGTCAAAACTAGTCCATTTTAGagtgtttaattaattatgcatgttatgtatgttttaattattcttttaatttgtatgtGCATAAAGtatgtcatatagatttaaaatctcACCCTAGattaacatgttcatgcattgaaaatatgttataattgttataatgTATAGTATGCATGTTGAtgaattaatatgaaaattaattaatttgattaattaattatattaattttagttaattgtGATTTattgagattaattaattatttatttaacttaattaaatatgattgaattaaaagttaaataaattaaaatccatattaattaatttctttttataattgttatatattatctGTTTGTTGGTTgtttgttatagttttataGTTCTTTTATGATAGTTATAGAAtgaatcaaacttttaaaatctataacaAAGATAACTTGCATGTTCACCTGGTTATAAGAGGCTCACCTGATTAGATCTTGTCATCGAGTTagataagatgactaaggtttggaggttcttaagttgaTGGTTTACATAACACCTCCTACCTGGAGATCGTAATCAATTCTTGAGCCTAATTTAATCTAGCTTTATGAGCATTTGTGAGAGATGTGGGGTAATAAAACTAGTTTATGACCTAgacatcataggttaaaattCGATATAATGGTTATGCTCGGATGTTTCGTCTAGACTTAgtatttgtttaagttagcctaAACAAAATCCTAAAGTAGTTAAATACCCTTAAAACCATTAtagaacacttcaactagagaAGTAGTGTATTTTTAACTTCTACCAtccctaagagttcacacaGTAAGGTCCATGCAGGGCTTTGTGCCGTGTATAGGAGTGGACTCCCTTTggagagtgtttgcatggGAGCAATATCAAGGTGAATAAgggaagt
This is a stretch of genomic DNA from Cucumis sativus cultivar 9930 chromosome 4, Cucumber_9930_V3, whole genome shotgun sequence. It encodes these proteins:
- the LOC105436322 gene encoding long-chain-alcohol oxidase FAO4A isoform X1, producing MSEPGKRPNQNMGHFCAAVIGGGGGGDDGETNHQPHQHCVIELHGGADSFHDGASVEISQHANSNNDYYSSAGHLSASEMESLAALCDTFLPSVAPSTAADRSTAFFFETSASAIGTPDRVGEMIKERVKHPKKWLVRVTLWLLSTWYGTYILCGNKSLSNHFPYFERFSKVPQKKREQIALSWSLSYFFLLRMLFRTIKIFCLLAFFTQVDEELNNISWKAIDYPGSDPQFKPPSNLKEKDSKSKEVDEGEEAEELYGPLFKGIVNLQHQQQIQVAVGALRKFGFPVTLLSPTTKPPNPSMIIKCDAVVVGSGSGGGVIAGVLANAGYKVLVLEKGSYCARTNLSLLEGPAMEEMYQSSGLVATDNMNVLILAGSTVGGGSTVNWSASIETPSHITREWSDEYELELFRSNLYKEAIDVVCKKMGVQSKIDNEGFNNAVLRKGCEELGGHAITIPRNSTSDHYCGWCCLGCRDGRKKGTAETWLVDLVRSGNGVILPGCEAIKIRQEKEHGRERKRAKGVAFEFWCGSAAKQMCLVESKVTIVACGALNTPPLLKRSGLRNPNIGKNLHLHPVTMAWGYFPAETDKSWPEKDKKSYEGGIMTAMCNIGSEPNQEPGYGGAVIQTPALHPGLFSILMPWISGTNIKQRMCKFSRTAHVFVLARDKGSGIVKSPSSLSYKMDDVDEHNLQKGLEKALKILAAAGAVEIGTHHNKGRSINVKKVSFREYEKFVKEESSRPLKDLLTPICSAHQMGSCRMGIGAKDSVVNQRGETWEVEGLFIADSSVFPTALGVNPMVTVQAIAYCTAQSVLETLKRKRN
- the LOC105436322 gene encoding long-chain-alcohol oxidase FAO4A isoform X2; this translates as MSEPGKRPNQNMGHFCAAVIGGGGGGDDGETNHQPHQHCVIELHGGADSFHDGASVEISQHANSNNDYYSSAGHLSASEMESLAALCDTFLPSVAPSTAADRSTAFFFETSASAIGTPDRVDEELNNISWKAIDYPGSDPQFKPPSNLKEKDSKSKEVDEGEEAEELYGPLFKGIVNLQHQQQIQVAVGALRKFGFPVTLLSPTTKPPNPSMIIKCDAVVVGSGSGGGVIAGVLANAGYKVLVLEKGSYCARTNLSLLEGPAMEEMYQSSGLVATDNMNVLILAGSTVGGGSTVNWSASIETPSHITREWSDEYELELFRSNLYKEAIDVVCKKMGVQSKIDNEGFNNAVLRKGCEELGGHAITIPRNSTSDHYCGWCCLGCRDGRKKGTAETWLVDLVRSGNGVILPGCEAIKIRQEKEHGRERKRAKGVAFEFWCGSAAKQMCLVESKVTIVACGALNTPPLLKRSGLRNPNIGKNLHLHPVTMAWGYFPAETDKSWPEKDKKSYEGGIMTAMCNIGSEPNQEPGYGGAVIQTPALHPGLFSILMPWISGTNIKQRMCKFSRTAHVFVLARDKGSGIVKSPSSLSYKMDDVDEHNLQKGLEKALKILAAAGAVEIGTHHNKGRSINVKKVSFREYEKFVKEESSRPLKDLLTPICSAHQMGSCRMGIGAKDSVVNQRGETWEVEGLFIADSSVFPTALGVNPMVTVQAIAYCTAQSVLETLKRKRN